Below is a genomic region from Streptomyces sp. NBC_00461.
CCGCGCCCGATGAAGCGTTCGCTCATCACACGCCCCCGATCAGGACGTTGAGGGCGCCCATCATGACCATCGCGCCGCAGGTGGACTGGTCGCGCTGCCGTGCGGCCGGCAGACCGCCGATGAGGACCTGGCCCTTGGCGAGCGAGCTCGGGTCGGGCTTGATCACGTTGGCCGGCCCCAGGGCGGCGTGCGGCGGGATCGGGCAGGCGACCAGGCTGCCCACGACGGCAGCGGGCTTGCCGCCGATCCACACGGTCGCCACGGCCCTGGCGGCCATGGGCGGCGGGGTACCGACAGCGCCGCCGTGGTTGGTCTGGTCACCGGTACGGGCTGCGGCTGGCATGCGGTGCTCCTTGCGACGGGTAGGACTGAGGGTCGGAGGACTGAAGGTCAAAGGGCCGAGGCTCAGTTGATCCTGATGAGCTTGGCCTTGAGGACGCCGAGCAGACCGCCGTCGACGGTGACGCCCGCGCGGCCCTTGATGTTCACGTTCGAGCTGCCGTTGATGTCCACGTCGCGGCCGCCGATCGTCACTCCGACCCGGCCCTGGATGTCCACGTTCCGGCCCGACACGCTCACGTTGCCCCGTCCCGCGTCCAGGGTGATGCCCTTCTTGTCGAGCACGACGGAGCTGAGGGGCTGCCGGCCCTTCCCGGCGTACACCGTCAGCTCGATCCGGTCCCGCCGGTCGTCCAGGAACACTTCGAGGCGCTCGTCGGCGGACCTCAGCCGCACCCCGGAGGGGCCCGGGGCCCGCGCGTCCAGCAGCTCCACCCGGT
It encodes:
- a CDS encoding PAAR domain-containing protein, whose amino-acid sequence is MPAAARTGDQTNHGGAVGTPPPMAARAVATVWIGGKPAAVVGSLVACPIPPHAALGPANVIKPDPSSLAKGQVLIGGLPAARQRDQSTCGAMVMMGALNVLIGGV